Proteins from a genomic interval of Bradyrhizobium sp. CCGB01:
- a CDS encoding acyl-CoA dehydrogenase family protein has translation MTAALRFDPIRLPEKCEQLRKEVRAFLAEEIAAGTFDPHKPNREDTDAPEFSRRVGAKGWLGMTWPKKYGGQERSFLERYVVTEEMRVANAPTRRFFVADRQSGPVLIKYAPEHIKMDILPRICRGEICFAIGMSEPNSGSDLFAAKTRATKTDGGYLINGTKIWTSSAHIADYMIAIFRTSQPTKENRRHGLTQFLVKMKQPGIQVNPIGQITGQYEFNEVVFTDFFVPDDHVLGEVDGAWKQATSELAYERSGPERFLETYYVLTELVRAVGPNPDTRSAEGIGRLVAQLHTMRRMSVSVAGMLQAGKEPVVEASIVKDIGTVWEQQLPHRVRDLAAFVEETATNRETLERQLDFAIKTAPKLTIQGGTTEVLRGIIARGLGLR, from the coding sequence ATGACCGCTGCCCTTCGTTTCGATCCGATCCGCCTGCCCGAGAAGTGCGAGCAATTGCGCAAGGAAGTGCGCGCGTTCCTCGCCGAGGAGATCGCCGCCGGCACCTTCGATCCGCACAAGCCCAACCGCGAGGACACCGACGCGCCGGAATTTTCCCGCCGGGTCGGCGCCAAGGGCTGGCTCGGCATGACCTGGCCGAAGAAATATGGCGGCCAGGAACGTTCGTTCCTCGAGCGCTACGTCGTCACCGAGGAGATGCGCGTCGCCAACGCGCCGACGCGGCGTTTCTTCGTCGCCGACCGCCAGAGCGGGCCGGTGCTGATCAAATACGCGCCCGAGCACATCAAGATGGATATCCTGCCGCGCATCTGCCGCGGCGAGATCTGCTTTGCGATCGGCATGAGCGAGCCGAACTCCGGCTCGGACCTGTTCGCCGCGAAGACGCGCGCGACCAAGACCGATGGCGGCTATCTCATCAACGGCACCAAGATCTGGACCTCGTCTGCGCACATCGCCGACTACATGATCGCGATTTTCCGCACGTCGCAGCCGACCAAGGAAAACCGCCGTCACGGCCTGACCCAGTTCCTGGTCAAGATGAAGCAGCCGGGCATTCAGGTGAACCCGATCGGCCAGATCACCGGCCAGTACGAGTTCAACGAGGTCGTGTTCACCGACTTCTTCGTGCCCGACGATCACGTCCTCGGCGAAGTCGACGGCGCCTGGAAGCAGGCGACCAGTGAGCTCGCCTATGAGCGCTCAGGTCCCGAACGCTTCCTCGAAACCTATTACGTGCTGACCGAGCTGGTCCGCGCGGTCGGTCCGAACCCGGACACGCGCAGCGCCGAAGGCATCGGCCGTCTCGTGGCGCAGCTCCACACCATGCGCCGCATGTCGGTCTCGGTGGCCGGCATGCTGCAAGCCGGCAAGGAGCCGGTGGTGGAAGCCTCCATCGTCAAGGACATCGGCACGGTCTGGGAGCAACAGCTTCCGCACCGCGTGCGCGATCTCGCCGCCTTCGTCGAGGAGACCGCGACCAACCGCGAGACGCTGGAGCGGCAGCTCGACTTCGCCATCAAGACCGCACCGAAACTCACCATCCAGGGCGGCACCACCGAGGTGCTGCGCGGCATCATCGCCCGCGGACTTGGTTTGCGCTAA
- a CDS encoding acyl-CoA dehydrogenase family protein, with translation MAESDNIVVETAEKIFADLADPQTINNDKKDSWQAPLWQALSEAGLPLSWVPDDLGGSGASLADGFALLNAAGRFAVAVPLAETMLAGWLLAQAKISSPEGEMTVLPASPKDRITLDADGALSGRARGVPFAKAAKHFAVLAHGKDGVSIALVDASKGRIESGLNVGYDHSDTVTLDKVQPVTVKPAKGFDQTTLMLMGGVARSLQIAGALEAMLDISVRYSNERVAFEKKISKFQAVQHNLARLAGESAAALAAATSAADAIANAKSFDDEVYLEAAAAKIRCAEAAEKGGAIAHQVHGAIGFTIEHILHRYSLRALAWRDDFGSESHWAVELGKLVANRGADELWPLVASR, from the coding sequence GTGGCGGAGAGTGACAATATCGTCGTCGAGACCGCGGAGAAGATCTTCGCCGATCTCGCCGATCCGCAGACCATCAACAACGACAAGAAGGATTCGTGGCAGGCGCCGCTTTGGCAGGCGCTGAGCGAGGCCGGCTTGCCGCTATCCTGGGTGCCTGACGATCTCGGCGGCTCCGGCGCCAGCCTCGCCGACGGTTTTGCGCTGCTGAACGCCGCCGGCCGCTTTGCAGTCGCGGTTCCCCTGGCCGAAACCATGCTTGCGGGCTGGCTGCTTGCGCAGGCGAAAATTTCTTCACCGGAAGGTGAGATGACGGTGCTGCCGGCCTCGCCGAAGGATCGCATCACGCTCGATGCCGACGGCGCACTCTCCGGCCGCGCCCGCGGCGTGCCCTTTGCGAAGGCGGCGAAGCATTTTGCGGTGCTGGCGCACGGCAAGGACGGCGTTTCCATCGCGCTGGTCGATGCGAGCAAGGGCCGGATCGAATCCGGACTCAACGTCGGCTACGACCACAGCGACACCGTGACGCTCGACAAGGTCCAGCCCGTCACCGTCAAGCCCGCGAAGGGCTTTGACCAGACCACGCTCATGCTGATGGGCGGCGTTGCGCGCAGCCTTCAGATCGCCGGCGCGCTGGAAGCGATGCTCGACATCTCCGTGCGCTATTCCAACGAGCGCGTCGCCTTCGAGAAGAAGATCTCGAAATTCCAGGCGGTGCAGCACAATCTTGCCCGTCTCGCCGGCGAGTCCGCCGCGGCGCTTGCGGCTGCAACCTCCGCAGCCGATGCCATCGCGAACGCGAAGAGCTTTGACGACGAGGTCTACCTCGAAGCCGCCGCCGCAAAGATCCGCTGCGCGGAGGCCGCGGAGAAAGGCGGCGCCATCGCGCATCAGGTTCACGGCGCGATCGGCTTCACCATCGAGCACATCCTGCACCGCTATTCGCTGCGGGCGCTGGCCTGGCGCGACGATTTCGGGTCGGAAAGCCACTGGGCCGTCGAGCTCGGCAAGCTGGTCGCCAATCGCGGCGCCGACGAATTGTGGCCGCTCGTGGCTTCGCGCTGA
- a CDS encoding SDR family NAD(P)-dependent oxidoreductase, with protein sequence MAKDGLCAIVTGSASGLGAATAEILARSGARLVINYSSSQKDAEATAELCRKAGSPEVLVAQGDVSKDDDCRKIVAAAAGWGRLDVLVNNAGTTKHVAHADLDGLSAEDFQRLYGVNTIGPFQMVRAARSLLEAGAKASGRPSAVVNISSVAGISGVGSSIAYAASKGALNTMTLSLSRALAPLIRVNTVCPGYIDTPWFTKGRGEAGAKQVRDSVVAKVPLKVASTADDIAQLVCFLAMPASSNMTGEVVRMDAGMHLIT encoded by the coding sequence ATGGCTAAAGACGGCTTGTGCGCAATCGTGACGGGGTCCGCATCCGGACTGGGGGCTGCGACCGCGGAAATTCTCGCGCGGAGCGGGGCGCGGCTCGTCATCAACTATTCCTCGAGCCAGAAGGACGCCGAGGCCACGGCCGAACTCTGTCGCAAGGCGGGCTCTCCGGAAGTTCTGGTCGCGCAGGGCGACGTGTCAAAGGATGACGATTGCCGCAAGATCGTCGCCGCGGCGGCCGGCTGGGGCCGGCTCGACGTGCTCGTCAACAATGCCGGCACCACCAAGCATGTGGCCCATGCCGATCTCGATGGATTGTCGGCCGAGGATTTCCAGCGCTTGTACGGCGTCAACACCATCGGCCCGTTCCAGATGGTGCGTGCGGCGCGCAGCCTGCTCGAGGCCGGGGCGAAGGCGTCGGGACGGCCGTCCGCCGTGGTCAACATCTCTTCGGTCGCCGGCATCAGCGGCGTCGGCTCGTCGATCGCCTATGCCGCGAGCAAGGGCGCGCTCAACACCATGACGTTGTCGCTGTCGCGCGCGCTGGCGCCGCTGATTCGCGTCAACACGGTGTGCCCCGGCTACATCGACACGCCCTGGTTCACCAAGGGGCGCGGCGAGGCCGGTGCCAAGCAGGTGCGCGACAGCGTGGTGGCGAAGGTGCCGCTCAAGGTCGCATCGACCGCCGACGACATCGCGCAGCTCGTCTGCTTCCTGGCAATGCCGGCCTCCAGCAACATGACCGGCGAGGTCGTGCGCATGGATGCGGGGATGCATCTGATTACTTAA
- a CDS encoding GlsB/YeaQ/YmgE family stress response membrane protein produces the protein MSFGGLLWIIVVGFVAGLIARWLAPGPNNPSGFILTTILGIAGAFLATFIGQAIGHYSPDQGAGFIMATIGAVVVLFIWHRLVASGVIKG, from the coding sequence ATGAGTTTCGGCGGCCTGTTGTGGATCATCGTCGTCGGCTTCGTCGCCGGCCTCATCGCGCGCTGGCTGGCGCCGGGGCCGAACAACCCGAGCGGTTTCATCCTCACCACCATCCTGGGCATTGCGGGTGCGTTTCTCGCCACCTTCATCGGACAGGCGATCGGGCACTACAGCCCAGACCAGGGCGCCGGCTTCATCATGGCCACGATCGGCGCGGTGGTGGTGCTGTTCATCTGGCATCGGCTGGTCGCGAGCGGCGTGATAAAAGGGTAG
- a CDS encoding YidB family protein produces MGLLDVLNGMQNGPRGPSTPSSEQSSGGMSPMTMALLGLIAWKAFKHLTAGQPDAAPASQQRSPLPPPTPVNTGSSAVPGGPGGSGGLSDLLKGGLGGLLAGGAAGTVLSGGLGDLLNQLQQGGHGEAANSWVGKGENKAIAPGDLASALGADQIQSLSAQSGLSRDELLSGLSQYLPQVIDHLTPDGRLPTENELSGRI; encoded by the coding sequence ATGGGTCTACTCGACGTCCTCAACGGCATGCAGAATGGCCCCCGCGGCCCGAGCACGCCCAGCTCTGAGCAATCCTCCGGCGGCATGTCGCCAATGACCATGGCGCTGCTCGGCCTGATCGCCTGGAAGGCCTTCAAGCATCTGACGGCAGGCCAGCCCGACGCGGCGCCGGCATCGCAGCAGCGCTCGCCGCTGCCGCCTCCGACACCTGTCAATACGGGCAGCAGCGCTGTTCCCGGCGGCCCCGGTGGTAGCGGCGGCCTCAGCGACCTGCTCAAGGGCGGCCTCGGCGGCTTGCTCGCGGGCGGCGCCGCCGGCACCGTGCTGAGCGGCGGTCTCGGCGATCTCCTCAACCAGCTTCAGCAGGGCGGCCACGGCGAGGCCGCGAATTCCTGGGTCGGCAAGGGCGAGAACAAGGCGATCGCGCCCGGCGATCTCGCCAGCGCCCTCGGCGCCGACCAGATCCAAAGCCTGTCCGCCCAAAGTGGCCTGTCGCGCGACGAGCTGCTCTCCGGCCTCAGTCAATATCTGCCGCAGGTGATCGACCATCTGACGCCGGACGGGCGGCTGCCGACCGAGAATGAGCTCTCGGGCCGAATTTAA
- a CDS encoding 2-dehydropantoate 2-reductase, whose product MIADRPIVVAGAGAIGCFAGGMLAAAGRRVALLVRPRVKTEIERFGLRLTDFDGSEKKLGAGQLALSEDPAIFHNAGIVLVTVKSADTADVADQIARHAPQDAVIVSLQNGIGNVAVLRERLGGRRVLAGMVPFNVIAMGEGRFHRSTSGDIHVGEDEANTAAALSVPGLAVRASRDITGVQWGKLIINLNNALSALSDMPLAAQLANRDWRKLFADQMAEGLAALKAAGIAPVSSTPIPMKWSPTLLRLPDMIFNAILGRTMKIDPEARSSMWQDLKQGRTTEIDYLQGAVIALAEQNNVEAPLMRRIVALIKEAEAAGNGPPRLTPQQIRG is encoded by the coding sequence GTGATTGCGGATCGACCGATCGTGGTGGCCGGCGCAGGCGCCATCGGCTGTTTCGCCGGCGGCATGCTGGCGGCCGCCGGCCGCCGCGTCGCGCTGCTGGTGCGGCCGCGGGTCAAAACCGAGATCGAGCGGTTCGGCCTGCGGCTGACCGATTTCGACGGCTCCGAGAAGAAGCTCGGCGCGGGCCAGCTCGCGCTGTCGGAGGATCCCGCGATCTTCCACAACGCCGGCATCGTGCTGGTCACGGTGAAGAGCGCCGACACCGCCGATGTCGCGGACCAGATCGCGCGGCACGCGCCGCAGGATGCGGTCATCGTCTCCCTGCAAAACGGCATCGGCAATGTCGCGGTTCTGCGCGAGCGCCTCGGCGGCCGGCGCGTTCTCGCCGGCATGGTGCCGTTCAACGTGATCGCGATGGGCGAAGGGCGTTTTCACCGCTCGACGTCCGGCGACATCCATGTCGGCGAGGACGAGGCGAATACGGCGGCAGCGCTGTCGGTGCCGGGTCTTGCCGTGCGCGCCAGTCGCGACATCACCGGCGTGCAATGGGGCAAGCTGATCATCAATCTGAACAATGCGCTCAGCGCGCTGTCCGACATGCCGCTCGCCGCGCAACTGGCGAACCGCGACTGGCGAAAACTGTTCGCCGACCAGATGGCGGAAGGCCTCGCCGCGCTGAAGGCCGCCGGCATCGCGCCGGTCTCGTCGACGCCGATCCCGATGAAGTGGTCGCCGACCCTGCTGAGGCTGCCCGACATGATCTTCAATGCGATCCTCGGCCGTACGATGAAGATCGATCCCGAGGCGCGCTCCTCGATGTGGCAGGATTTGAAGCAGGGCCGCACGACCGAGATCGACTATCTCCAGGGCGCAGTCATCGCACTCGCCGAGCAGAACAACGTCGAGGCGCCGCTGATGCGCCGCATTGTTGCGCTGATCAAGGAGGCCGAGGCAGCAGGCAATGGTCCACCTCGGCTGACGCCGCAGCAGATCCGCGGGTAG
- a CDS encoding alpha/beta hydrolase, with product MRALARLAAIALAFMSSHAFAADEDAPNRKPVRAIADARLSVGGQGMLPLYLSSDWSLPLPAISRAVIVLHGRLRNADEYYMSAHTAQGAAGDYGKSALMIVPQFLAEIDIEAYKLPADTLRWSLEGWEGGDAALAPNPVSSFDALDAILAKLSDRRIFPNLKQVVVAGHSGGGQVAQRYAIAGKGEAALSRQHIDVRYVVANPSSYAYFSDQRPLPKIAASCPGFNNWKYGMDGRPPYLANVTPAALEQRYVEREVIYLLGTLDTNPKHSALDKSCMAEAQGPYRYARGHAYADAMAKRDRGTPNHRVWDVAGVGHDGDKMLTSKCGLAALFDIPGCGAER from the coding sequence ATGAGAGCGTTGGCCCGTCTCGCCGCAATCGCGCTGGCGTTCATGTCCAGCCATGCATTCGCAGCGGACGAGGATGCACCCAACCGCAAGCCAGTGAGGGCGATCGCCGACGCGCGCCTCTCGGTCGGCGGGCAGGGAATGCTGCCGCTCTATCTCTCCAGCGACTGGTCGCTGCCGCTGCCCGCGATCTCCCGCGCCGTCATCGTGCTGCACGGACGCCTGCGCAATGCCGACGAATATTACATGTCAGCCCATACCGCGCAGGGCGCAGCGGGCGATTACGGCAAGAGCGCGCTGATGATCGTGCCGCAGTTCCTCGCGGAGATCGACATCGAGGCGTACAAGCTGCCGGCGGACACGCTGCGCTGGTCGCTGGAGGGTTGGGAAGGCGGCGACGCCGCGCTGGCGCCGAACCCCGTGTCATCTTTCGACGCGCTCGATGCGATCCTCGCAAAACTCTCGGATCGGCGCATCTTCCCGAATTTGAAGCAGGTCGTCGTGGCCGGCCATTCCGGCGGCGGCCAGGTCGCGCAGCGCTACGCCATTGCCGGAAAAGGCGAGGCGGCGCTGTCGCGCCAGCATATCGACGTCCGCTACGTCGTCGCCAATCCCTCCTCCTACGCCTATTTCAGCGACCAGCGGCCACTGCCCAAGATCGCCGCATCCTGCCCGGGCTTCAACAATTGGAAATACGGCATGGACGGGCGTCCGCCCTATCTTGCGAACGTCACGCCGGCGGCACTCGAGCAGCGCTATGTCGAGCGCGAGGTGATCTATCTGCTCGGCACGCTCGACACCAATCCAAAGCACTCCGCGCTGGACAAGAGCTGCATGGCCGAGGCGCAGGGCCCGTATCGCTATGCCCGCGGCCACGCCTATGCGGACGCGATGGCCAAGCGTGACCGCGGCACGCCCAATCACCGGGTGTGGGACGTCGCCGGCGTCGGCCATGACGGCGACAAGATGCTGACCTCGAAATGCGGCCTCGCGGCGCTGTTCGATATTCCGGGCTGCGGAGCTGAGCGCTGA
- a CDS encoding AMP-binding protein, whose product MLLPLSDVPRWYAERKPQGTIAVRHGQDTLTWDELERGANRRARAFMAKGVKPGDFVAIGLPNGNAFFETSFAVWKCGATPTSLSWRLPRGEAAAVLDILKPALVVGGEADWNAPNRLPADFVPEGFSDEPLNPPVARYWKAMTSGGSTGRPKVILDHQPAVTDTVAAPPLNIPFGVSLLNPGPLYHNAPFIVSHYALFTGGQLTGLVKFDAEETLRQIARERVQWVNFVPTMMHRIWALPESVRKSYDVSSLQTVFHMAAPMPPWLKENWIAWLGPERVWELYGGTERQGSCIISGTEWLTHKGSVGKIGEMARLRIVGEDGNDVAPGETGEIYFLNNDGKDATYHYLGAEPKRRADGWESLGDIGRLDAEGYLYLGDRLADMVLRGGANIYPAEVEAAVSEAPGVRSCVVVGLPDPELGQRVHAIIEPEADADSQAIADGMADFLNDRLSRYKHPESFEIVSAPPRDDSGKVRRTLLRDERSAWMKEGRAFRIWPARARAHAE is encoded by the coding sequence ATGCTACTGCCCCTGTCCGACGTGCCGCGCTGGTACGCAGAGCGCAAACCCCAAGGCACGATCGCCGTCCGTCACGGGCAGGATACGCTGACATGGGACGAGCTCGAACGCGGCGCCAACCGGCGCGCGCGGGCGTTCATGGCCAAGGGCGTCAAGCCCGGCGACTTCGTCGCGATCGGCCTTCCCAACGGCAACGCGTTCTTCGAGACGTCGTTTGCCGTCTGGAAGTGCGGGGCGACGCCGACCTCGCTGTCATGGCGGCTGCCGCGCGGCGAAGCCGCCGCGGTGCTCGACATTCTGAAGCCTGCACTGGTGGTCGGCGGCGAGGCCGACTGGAATGCGCCGAACCGCTTGCCTGCTGATTTCGTGCCGGAGGGTTTTTCGGATGAGCCGCTCAATCCGCCGGTGGCCCGCTACTGGAAGGCCATGACCAGCGGCGGCTCGACCGGCCGCCCGAAAGTGATCCTCGATCATCAGCCGGCGGTGACCGACACCGTCGCCGCGCCGCCGCTCAACATCCCCTTCGGCGTCTCGCTGCTCAATCCCGGTCCGCTCTACCACAATGCGCCGTTCATCGTGTCGCATTACGCGCTGTTCACCGGCGGCCAGCTCACCGGCCTCGTCAAGTTCGACGCCGAGGAGACGCTGCGCCAGATCGCGCGCGAGCGCGTGCAATGGGTCAATTTCGTGCCGACCATGATGCACCGGATCTGGGCGCTGCCTGAGAGCGTGCGTAAATCCTACGACGTGTCGAGCCTGCAGACCGTGTTCCACATGGCAGCTCCCATGCCGCCCTGGCTGAAGGAGAACTGGATCGCCTGGCTCGGACCTGAGCGGGTCTGGGAGCTCTATGGCGGCACCGAGCGCCAGGGCTCCTGCATCATCTCCGGCACGGAATGGCTGACGCACAAGGGCTCGGTCGGCAAGATCGGCGAGATGGCACGCTTGCGCATCGTCGGCGAGGACGGCAACGACGTCGCGCCCGGCGAGACCGGCGAGATCTATTTCCTCAACAATGACGGCAAGGACGCGACCTATCATTATCTCGGCGCCGAGCCGAAGCGCCGCGCGGACGGCTGGGAATCGCTCGGCGATATCGGCCGGCTGGATGCGGAAGGCTATCTCTATCTCGGCGACCGTCTCGCCGACATGGTGCTGCGCGGCGGCGCCAACATCTATCCGGCCGAGGTCGAGGCGGCGGTCTCCGAGGCTCCCGGCGTTCGGTCCTGCGTCGTGGTGGGTTTGCCCGATCCGGAATTGGGCCAGCGCGTGCACGCGATCATCGAACCGGAGGCTGACGCGGACAGCCAGGCCATTGCCGACGGCATGGCTGACTTCCTGAACGACAGGCTCAGCCGCTACAAGCACCCCGAGAGTTTCGAGATCGTCAGCGCCCCGCCGCGTGATGATTCCGGAAAAGTCCGCCGCACGCTGTTGCGCGACGAGCGCTCAGCATGGATGAAGGAAGGGCGCGCCTTCCGGATTTGGCCGGCAAGGGCGCGGGCGCACGCCGAATAA
- a CDS encoding RraA family protein → MTITIAANSVPKPPAEIIEGFRGAPTSVISDNLARLPGAVGLRPYHRGGKLVGTAFTVRTRPGDNLAIHRALELVGPGDVIVVDGGGDETRALVGEIMKNIAQWRKAEGYVIDGAIRDVAAFAGDDFPCYARAVIHRGPYKNGPGEINIPVSIGGSVISPGDIVVGDEDGVVSFPAAGAAALLDAVRAQVAREEETMKAIREGRYQGSYGKS, encoded by the coding sequence ATGACGATCACCATCGCAGCCAACAGCGTGCCCAAACCGCCGGCCGAGATCATCGAGGGCTTTCGCGGTGCGCCGACCTCGGTCATTTCAGACAATCTCGCCCGGTTGCCGGGGGCGGTGGGGCTAAGACCCTATCATCGCGGCGGCAAGCTGGTGGGCACGGCCTTCACCGTGCGCACCCGTCCCGGCGACAATCTCGCCATTCACCGCGCGCTCGAGCTGGTCGGCCCCGGCGACGTCATCGTGGTCGACGGTGGCGGCGACGAGACCCGCGCGCTGGTTGGCGAGATCATGAAGAACATCGCGCAGTGGCGCAAAGCAGAGGGCTACGTCATCGATGGTGCGATCCGCGATGTCGCGGCGTTCGCTGGCGACGACTTTCCCTGCTACGCCCGCGCCGTGATCCATCGTGGCCCCTACAAGAACGGGCCCGGCGAAATCAACATCCCGGTTTCGATCGGCGGCAGCGTGATCTCGCCCGGCGACATCGTCGTCGGCGACGAGGATGGCGTGGTGTCGTTTCCGGCCGCCGGCGCCGCGGCGCTGCTGGACGCCGTGCGCGCCCAGGTCGCGCGCGAAGAGGAGACCATGAAGGCGATCCGCGAGGGCCGCTACCAGGGCTCCTATGGCAAATCCTGA
- a CDS encoding cupin domain-containing protein has product MSQKDEFHNIDDASDGLFRELAAGVTTRIFSGEQAMLSVVTLAPHAQGTLHHHPEEQWGVLLDGSAVRVQGDEEIPVKKGDFWRTPGNVPHTMRAGPDGARVLDIFSPPRPEYKKAGSGFGTT; this is encoded by the coding sequence GTGAGCCAGAAGGACGAATTTCACAACATCGACGACGCCAGCGACGGGCTGTTCCGCGAGCTCGCGGCAGGCGTGACGACGCGCATCTTCTCCGGCGAGCAGGCCATGCTGTCGGTGGTAACGCTGGCCCCGCATGCGCAGGGCACGCTGCATCATCATCCCGAGGAGCAATGGGGTGTGCTGCTCGACGGCTCCGCCGTTCGGGTCCAGGGCGATGAGGAAATTCCCGTGAAGAAGGGCGATTTCTGGCGCACGCCCGGCAACGTGCCGCACACCATGCGCGCCGGCCCCGACGGCGCCCGCGTGCTGGACATCTTTAGTCCGCCAAGGCCAGAATACAAAAAAGCGGGTTCGGGTTTCGGCACGACGTAA
- a CDS encoding tripartite tricarboxylate transporter substrate-binding protein, whose amino-acid sequence MTITRRALLAAPAILAMAPASAQASKITLVVPFPPGGSTDAMARLLQSHLQTKLNRIVVVENKSGAAGALGAAQVAKSPPDGSSFLVTFDSHAVIPSILDKPPVDVERELMPVLLVGTAPYVIAAGAGRPYKSFADVVAACKATPGAVKYASVGIGTLGHLAMTVLGNKAGVEIMHVPYRGGGPAMNDVLGGHVDLIAGSAALVAAQLGTNMLRPILQLGRERLPGLPDTPTAIEAGFPDFETLAWWGIFAPAGTPPDIVAGLATASKEILSEPATAAQLKETQQMTLLLEDGAAFKTFFDKQVAYWGKVVRDNNIRA is encoded by the coding sequence ATGACGATCACACGACGGGCGCTGCTGGCCGCGCCCGCCATCCTCGCGATGGCACCGGCAAGCGCGCAAGCCTCGAAAATCACGCTGGTGGTGCCGTTCCCGCCGGGCGGTTCGACCGACGCGATGGCGCGGCTGCTCCAGAGCCATCTGCAAACCAAGCTCAATCGCATCGTCGTGGTCGAGAACAAGTCGGGCGCGGCCGGCGCGCTCGGCGCGGCACAGGTTGCCAAGAGCCCGCCTGATGGCTCGTCGTTCCTGGTCACCTTCGATTCCCACGCGGTGATCCCGTCCATCCTCGACAAGCCCCCGGTCGATGTCGAGCGCGAGCTGATGCCGGTGTTGCTGGTCGGGACCGCGCCTTATGTGATCGCCGCGGGCGCCGGCCGCCCCTACAAGAGCTTTGCCGACGTGGTGGCCGCCTGCAAGGCGACGCCCGGCGCGGTGAAATACGCCTCCGTCGGCATCGGCACGCTCGGCCATCTCGCGATGACCGTGCTCGGCAACAAGGCCGGCGTCGAGATCATGCATGTGCCCTATCGCGGCGGCGGCCCGGCAATGAACGACGTGCTCGGCGGCCATGTCGATCTCATCGCGGGATCGGCGGCGCTGGTCGCAGCCCAGCTCGGCACCAACATGCTGCGACCGATCCTGCAACTCGGCCGCGAGCGGTTACCGGGCCTGCCGGATACGCCGACCGCGATCGAAGCGGGCTTTCCGGACTTCGAGACGCTGGCCTGGTGGGGCATCTTCGCGCCCGCGGGCACGCCGCCTGACATCGTCGCAGGCCTCGCGACGGCGTCGAAGGAGATCCTGAGCGAGCCCGCGACCGCCGCCCAGCTCAAGGAGACCCAGCAGATGACCCTGCTGCTCGAGGATGGTGCCGCCTTCAAGACCTTCTTCGACAAGCAGGTCGCCTATTGGGGCAAGGTGGTGAGGGACAACAATATCAGGGCATAA
- a CDS encoding GYD domain-containing protein: MVTYVVLSNFTDQGVRNVKDSPKRADAFKEMAKTFGVTVKEIVWTQGRYDVVTILEAPDEAAAMSLSLSLSALGNVRTETLRAFSAADMTNIVGKML; the protein is encoded by the coding sequence ATGGTAACCTATGTCGTGCTATCGAACTTCACTGATCAGGGAGTCCGCAACGTCAAGGACTCGCCGAAGCGGGCCGACGCCTTCAAGGAGATGGCCAAGACGTTCGGCGTGACCGTGAAGGAGATCGTCTGGACGCAGGGACGATATGACGTTGTGACCATACTCGAGGCTCCAGATGAAGCTGCCGCGATGTCGCTCAGCCTTAGTCTCAGCGCACTCGGCAATGTCCGCACCGAAACGCTGCGCGCGTTTTCGGCAGCAGATATGACAAATATCGTCGGCAAGATGCTCTGA
- a CDS encoding glyoxalase/bleomycin resistance/extradiol dioxygenase family protein — MIESISAITLGTHDMGRAVHFYRSLGFELLYGGEAAAFTSFRAGTGYLNLTAQPDDKRWSWWGRVIFYVADVDETYEQARAAGWQPLTTPRDAEWGERYFHLTDPDGHELSFARPLS, encoded by the coding sequence ATGATCGAAAGCATCAGCGCCATCACGCTCGGCACGCATGACATGGGGCGCGCCGTGCACTTCTACCGTTCGCTGGGGTTCGAGCTCCTGTATGGCGGTGAAGCCGCGGCATTCACAAGCTTTCGCGCCGGCACCGGCTATCTCAACCTGACAGCGCAGCCGGACGACAAGCGCTGGTCCTGGTGGGGCCGCGTCATCTTCTATGTCGCCGATGTCGACGAGACCTACGAGCAAGCGCGCGCTGCCGGGTGGCAGCCGCTGACCACGCCGCGCGATGCGGAATGGGGTGAGCGCTACTTCCATCTCACCGACCCCGACGGTCATGAGCTCAGTTTCGCGCGGCCGTTATCCTGA